The nucleotide window GTTATTGCGAAAAATGGACACGTCTAATCCTGAAACGACCCATTTTTTCGATTATATAAATAAAGAAATAACCCTTAAGAAATAACGGAAAGAAGTTGGACAAATGAAAAAGCCCTCCGTAAGTGAGATTATTGATCAAAATCTTTTTGATACAATATACGAACCGATTGTTGCGGTTGAAAATACCCAAGTTTTCGGCTATGAGTCACTCACCCGTTTACAAACGAATCACTGGAAAGCTATTAGTGATTTTATTGAAGAAGCGGAACAGGATGGTATGCAAAAAGCATTTGAGTTACTGACACTTCATAATGCAGTTAAATGCTTTCACAAAACTGGTGATACACCATTATTTGTCAATATTTCCTATGATACTTTTTTAGAAAACCAAGAAGAACTTCAGGAAATGCTTCTTGATAACGGGAAAATAGTTTTTGAATTTTTGGAAACATCCAAGCTACCACAAGAACGAATGAACGACTTAGACAATCAACTCCTCTTATTCCAGAAAAAGCATGAGACTAAATTTGCTATTGATGATTTTGGTTCTGGTTACGCCGACCTGCACCGTGTCTTTGCACACCATTCTGACTTTGTAAAAACTGATCGTTTATTACTGCGAGATTTATTTCAGAGTGATGGTAAAAAAATCTTCTTTGAGCAACTTAATAATTACGTCAAAAAGCATCACAAATCTTTAATTGTGGAAGGCGTCGAAACAAAAGAGCAGCTAACATTTTTGCAAGACATCGGCATACCTTATGCACAAGGCTATTATTTTCATTAAGTTGGTGAAAAGAAAATCTGACAAATCTCAGGTTTTCTTTTTATTTTGAATAAGTTGTTATTCTTAGTCCCCCCATGTAAAATAGAAATGAAAACTAAAGGAGTGCTGAAAAATGACTTTAAAAACTGGTTTTGATTATTTAAACAATCCCCTTTTAAATAAAGGTACCGCTTTTTCCGAAGAAGAAAGGCTTACTTATCAATTAGATGGTTTACTACCACCAATTATTGAAACAATCGAACAGCAAGCGACACGCATAGAGCACCAAATAGAAAACCTCCAAACAGCGTTACATAAGCATCAATTATTAACCAATTTGTATAATGAAAATCGGACACTTTATTATTATGTTGTGAATAAAAATGTAACAGAATATTTACCACTAATATATACGCCAACTATTGGCGACGCAGTTATGAACTACCATAAAGACTATACCGCGCCAGATGAAGCATTATTTATAGATGCTTTTGCACCCGAACGCCTAACTAGTTCTTTGCAAAATTACGCAAAAGTGAATCCAAATATTGATATGATTGTTATTACAGACGGGGAAGGCGTGCTCGGAATTGGTGATTGGGGAGTTAATGGTGTTAAAATTGCTGTTGGCAAGCTAGCTGTTTATACCGTTGCTGCTGGACTTGCCCCTGACCGGGTATTACCTGTTATCATAGATGCGGGCACTAACAATGAAACATTACTTCAAGATCCAAGATATATTGGAAACAAACGTCCACGCCTATCTGAAACAGCATATGATACATTTATTGCTCAATTTGTGGAAACAGTTAAAACTTTCTTCCCTAAAGCTATTCTCCACTGGGAAGATTTTGGTAGAGCGAATGCTAGTCGGATATTGCACCATTATCGCAATGAAATTTGTACTTTTAATGATGATATTCAAGGTACCGGAGCGATGGTTGTTGCAGCAGCACTTGCAACGATTAATGTATCTAAAATCCCACTAAGTAAACAAAAAATTATTATTTTTGGAGCTGGTACCGCTGGAGTTGGAATTGCCGACCAACTTAGCGGACAATTAATGCGTGAAACTGGTCTTCCTTTTGAACAAGCTAAAAAACATTTTTACCTTGTAGATCGACATGGTCTCGTAGTAGACAATATGACTGATTTAACAACGGGACAAACAAAATATGCGCATGCTCATTCTGACTGGGTAGGCACGCCAACAGAAACATTAGAACAACTAGTAGCAACTATTCATCCGACAATGCTTATTGGCTGTTCGGGTGTCACTGGAGCATTCAAAGAGAGCATTGTTCGGAAAATGGCAAAATATACCGAACGTCCGGCAATTTTACCACTTTCAAATCCAACCAAATTAGCTGAAGCAACAGCAAATGATTTAGTTAATTGGACAGCTGGAAACGCCCTTATCGTCACAGGAAGTCCTTCAAAACCAGTCGAATTCCAAAATACTACTTACGAAATTGGTCAAGCGAACAATGCGCTACTTTATCCCGGCC belongs to Listeria ivanovii subsp. ivanovii and includes:
- a CDS encoding NAD-dependent malic enzyme, with product MTLKTGFDYLNNPLLNKGTAFSEEERLTYQLDGLLPPIIETIEQQATRIEHQIENLQTALHKHQLLTNLYNENRTLYYYVVNKNVTEYLPLIYTPTIGDAVMNYHKDYTAPDEALFIDAFAPERLTSSLQNYAKVNPNIDMIVITDGEGVLGIGDWGVNGVKIAVGKLAVYTVAAGLAPDRVLPVIIDAGTNNETLLQDPRYIGNKRPRLSETAYDTFIAQFVETVKTFFPKAILHWEDFGRANASRILHHYRNEICTFNDDIQGTGAMVVAAALATINVSKIPLSKQKIIIFGAGTAGVGIADQLSGQLMRETGLPFEQAKKHFYLVDRHGLVVDNMTDLTTGQTKYAHAHSDWVGTPTETLEQLVATIHPTMLIGCSGVTGAFKESIVRKMAKYTERPAILPLSNPTKLAEATANDLVNWTAGNALIVTGSPSKPVEFQNTTYEIGQANNALLYPGLGLGALVTRSKYITDGMLAAASKAVANQVSPDKPGAALLPHVRTLRETSRQVAIAVANQAIHEKIHQVEIENVKAAVDLEMWQPTYKGV
- a CDS encoding EAL domain-containing protein; its protein translation is MKKPSVSEIIDQNLFDTIYEPIVAVENTQVFGYESLTRLQTNHWKAISDFIEEAEQDGMQKAFELLTLHNAVKCFHKTGDTPLFVNISYDTFLENQEELQEMLLDNGKIVFEFLETSKLPQERMNDLDNQLLLFQKKHETKFAIDDFGSGYADLHRVFAHHSDFVKTDRLLLRDLFQSDGKKIFFEQLNNYVKKHHKSLIVEGVETKEQLTFLQDIGIPYAQGYYFH